The following nucleotide sequence is from Synchiropus splendidus isolate RoL2022-P1 chromosome 14, RoL_Sspl_1.0, whole genome shotgun sequence.
ATTAAAGTGTGTTTGAGGAGAAAGCGTAACCATGGTGTGTGCCAAGCATTTGCTTTCACTCTTTCCCCTCACTTGCTTTGGAAGAATATCGGCCCAGCTTGCCAAATAAACAGCGCCGTTTTAATGATGTGTGTGCGACACACCAGCTTATTATTCAATTAAAGGAATCAAAGAATCCCCTCATCTGCCAAAAATGAGGTTTGATTCAGAAACACTTTTAAAATTTCAAGCGATTGTGTCTGTGCGCCAACTCTTAAGAACCATAATGACATTGTTATTAACTCATGGTGACTCATGCTGTCATGAGGGTGAACAACTGTGAGCGATCATTTGCAACACGAGACTATtactgtatacagtatatcagaATTCTAGATAGTGATAGTTAGCTGAACAGTCCTTTAATATGTTTGTCAACAATATGAGTTggtgatgaagcctcatgaagcagTGGCCTCatttcagtaggtggcgcacttCAAAAATGAAGTGACTAGCAAGACGTGAGTTGCAGCTAACTTCCTGAAGCATCATTAGCTCATCGCTATGCATCAGCGACGTTTAtaaatttaaaacatttaatttaaatgctACTAACTATCAGTGGTGGGATGATGATGGTTCAAGAAACAGTGACATCATTttgagaggccactagatggcgctctccactattaatacaagtaacatccgacttatgaacGGGATCGGTCGAAAGTCCGgttggatgtaagtcgaatgccattcaaaatgcctgacgcgagggttataggtactactgtataggATACACAATGTCAGTCTGTTGCGTTTTTAAGCAACCTTTTCTATTGAATACTATTAtataccaagctgtttacagccgtaactgtcgtacgcgatgccgggctgctacgtgctgcagtgccagacattgaattaaaaaaagcatctgctggctgtggtcgtaactataggtggacgtaagtcgagcgggtcataagtcggatgttacttgtatctatctttaaagaaaacaaatctcacatcatttttgaggCAAGAACGACACCTACTGATCTCTGAAAATGTGTTactttgcattttcattttcatccattGTGTAAGTTATCGATGTTAACCTGGCTTGACATCTTTAGCTGCGacaaattttaattttttcCACACACAATTAGTTTGGGTTATTAGCGGTGTTGAAGTGTGTGGCATGTTTGACGCTGTTTCTGTGCGTGGACAGAGAAACCCGATGAGAAAAGGAGAGGGTGACTCTAATTTAAACTTCTgggaaagttttgtttttaatacgaGCCATATGTtctacagagagaaaaaaaatgaagcgtAGCATTGGGGTTAAACTAAAGCCAGGTCAGTGGTTGTGTtagcttctgctgctgtgagagaaAACAACTGTGTCCCTTTTGCTGGGCGCGTGTGCGGCTCTGCCATAATTGCGGAGGTGTGAGAATCCTGTTTCTGGGCTTGCGGTTTTGTGGCCTAGTTCCTTGCTTCGAGTCCAACCAGGGAAGTGTTTGCGCTCACAGTAAATCACCTTCCAAATCCAGGTCAGGAAGGCAGAAAAGCCTCAGGGCCTCTTTCGTTCTGCGCATGTTTGCAGTGCTGCCCTCTGGTGGTAATTGCCTATGAAAAACACCATTACATTATAGATAAATGCCATTTTAACCTAGAACAGATTAGCAAAGGAGAAACAGACTTTTGCTGAGTGAATGAATTTACAGTTTGTGTGGCAGCACTGCAGTGTTTGATGATTCAGTGGCTTCAGTGGATGATAGATACCTGTTGGTCGCTCGACTGACTGGTACTTAAATACAGTGACCCAGATGTAATTCTCAGTCATTATACTTGTATGTCATTTCCCCTTACCCAGGACTACGAGTATCCCAACCACCCTCAGTCCACCCAGCACCAGAAGAATGACCgctgccctcctcctccacaaatGCTGCCGGAGAGGGCCTGTGAGGTGCCGGGCTGCCGATCCGATTCAGAGTGTGAACGCCACAAGCGGTGCTGCTACAACGGCTGCATCTACGCCTGTCTGGAGTCTGTTCAACCCCCGCCAGGTCAGCAGAGCGCTCATGCAGCAGACAGAGGGTTTTCTGACTTTCTAAAAGTGTTTTTTGACTTCTGTCCAGTGCTGGACTGGCTGGTGCAGCCAAAACCTCGGTGGTTAGGAGGCAACGGCTGGCTGCTAGATGGACCGGAGGAGGTTCTGCAGGGTAGGTGTTTTAAAAGGGTGGCAGCAGTGTCCAACTCAACCGAACAAGAGAGTAAATAAAGACACAGGTGGAAATGACTTCTATTGAAAGGACAACAACTAATAATGCTTTGATATCAATAGTTGTTAGTATTGGAAGCTAAATCAGCACAACTTTATGACCCACatccgttttttgtttttatttatttttggacttcTCCCTCCAGCTGAGGCCTGCAGCACAACAGAGGACGGAGACGAGCCTCTCCACTGTCCAACAGGCTACGAGTGCCACATCATCAACCCAGGAAATCCTGCACTTGGCATCCCAAACCGTGGACAGTGCATCAAGCAGCGTGTAAACTCCGGTAAGGAACTTAAGACAACTTAATCACCGACCCTGTGTTGACTTTACAAGCATTTCCCATATTGATGAGATCAAATGGGAACAGtctgatgtttgtgttgctgaaaagcaCCGCAGGGACTCAGGCACGATCAGTGTCTGCTCCAGCAGATGTTTTCTCTCTGATCTGGAATCTCTTGGCACATCAGAAGGAACTCAGTGCCAAGTTCTGCGGAGAAATGGATTGTTAAAGGGATGCAAGGATTTCTGAAGGCATCGAAATTATTACTCCAAAAATGTTGCTTATTTTATCGCGTTAAGAAATTCCATACAAAACCACAGGATTGTGTCGAAATTTGAGGTGGTCATAAGTTTGACACAGTTTAAGgttatttgtcacattttttccAAGAACTCATATACAAGTcgagtgcgccatctagtggcttctcgGAATGAGGACACATTTCATGACAGTTCATCTCCACTGTGAGGAATTTGCCTCTTATGAAAACTCCAGTTTGCTCCCActgcccaaaataaaacaaaggttTGTGGATGACTCAGTAGGTGTGACAGTATTTGGGAGGGCGAGCCCATGGTATTGTCTGACTCTGGCCCCGGGTAGCTGGGATTGTGACCAACCCTCTGATGGGATTGTGCAACGATAGAAtgagatgaatgaggaaaataaaatgaatgaacaacaataacaaactcTTTATCCGACTGTGTTGTTGTTCAATTTAAATTAAACTTATGTATGTTTTGTGACTCTGGGAGTAACCAGAGGAACCCCAAACCAACATTATCACCTTCACATTAATGCTTAGATTTTCAAACTAAACTCTACAGTAAAGGCGATATATCTTGTTTTCTTCTCTCCACAGATGGGCGAGGGCTTCGGcacaaatacttcaaagacTACAAGGACTACTTAGGTAAGTGAGGTAATGTGGTCCAACTTCTGAAACTACAGAATCCTAATGAGAGGCGTTCTGTCTGTGCTGACGGGAATTTCTCCATGACAGGTGTCGGAACAAGCAACACTGTTGGCTACAAGAAACACCACCAAAAGCAGCTGGGATTAAGCGCACACTAAAACTTTGACTTCAGACAAGCCCCATGTTTTCAAACCCCTGACTTCAATCCAAGCCTGGTCCAGCTGCCTCGACTGATCGTGGGTCGGACACCTGACACAGAAAGCTTCTACCTCCTTTTCTCCACCTTCATCAAAAGAACACTGCCAAAGGAAAACCATTCAAGAAAGAAAACCATAAACACCAAAGCTCTCAACCAAATAGTGTCTCCCCAGTTCTGAATAACTTTACTGAACCAGAATAGTTATGACGCCGttattaacctttttttttttttaatggcttaGCTCAAATTCAAGGAAGAGATGGGTCTGCAGTAAAAACCATGTGGTGCTCAATTTCTATCTTATGTAAAGGTCAAATTTCTTTCTCACACTGTGTTCCATGGACAAATGGGTCATAGAGAGTGAGAGCATACCTGCCTCAGTTTACTGAACCAGCTGAGAATCCAAATGTCATTGGAGTCTTGGTTCGCTTTGAAAAAGAAGAGTGTTGTTCTGTAAATCTTGCAGGCTGAAATGTAACAACAGATGACAGCGTTCTGTTGTTTCTATACTAAAACATCACACTAACATTGTGAGGCATTTTAATGAACGTCAGATCGAAACCATCTAAAAGGAGTTGAGTCAACGTTCTCATCTGTCGGATATGTTGCTGCCTTTGTGTACAGAA
It contains:
- the wfdc1 gene encoding WAP four-disulfide core domain protein 1 isoform X1 is translated as MSSQRVPAEEPAQWNLTLERRNFAGNGEEYLKRMMSCRSFALKMPAAVVLLLLSLLALSTGSDARRLRKRALTHKDYEYPNHPQSTQHQKNDRCPPPPQMLPERACEVPGCRSDSECERHKRCCYNGCIYACLESVQPPPVLDWLVQPKPRWLGGNGWLLDGPEEVLQAEACSTTEDGDEPLHCPTGYECHIINPGNPALGIPNRGQCIKQRVNSDGRGLRHKYFKDYKDYLGVGTSNTVGYKKHHQKQLGLSAH
- the wfdc1 gene encoding WAP four-disulfide core domain protein 1 isoform X2, whose amino-acid sequence is MSSQRVPAEEPAQWNLTLERRNFAGNGEEYLKRMMSCRSFALKMPAAVVLLLLSLLALSTGSDARRLRKRALTHKDYEYPNHPQSTQHQKNDRCPPPPQMLPERACEVPGCRSDSECERHKRCCYNGCIYACLESVQPPPVLDWLVQPKPRWLGGNGWLLDGPEEVLQAEACSTTEDGDEPLHCPTGYECHIINPGNPALGIPNRGQCIKQRVNSDGRGLRHKYFKDYKDYLGK